DNA sequence from the Gopherus evgoodei ecotype Sinaloan lineage chromosome 3, rGopEvg1_v1.p, whole genome shotgun sequence genome:
CCACATGCTCTTATTTTTAATCAGCTTTGCTCACTGGTTAGACTGTATCATACGTGATACATCACTTTCTCCTCTCTTGATTAAGGGAGCTGGGGCATCATAGGAGTTGCATAGCCACATTGCAtcatggaagatgaaattcaggtGGGAGCCAAGCCCATAAGAAGAGGTGCATGAGGCAACtcaactacaattcccatgaagcACAGCAGTTGTATAACaaattaaaattttcagatgTGGGGCATTTGTTTTTTGATGAAAGAtagaaattttccacagaaaggaGATGGTTTTGGGCAAATAATTGAATTTAGTCAAACCCCCACgaattttttattgaaaaatagtttagacagaaaattttcaaccagtccTATTTCTTAGCAACTCCATAGCATACGCAGGCTTTGGGAAGAGGGAGAATGAATTTTTACAGGATACGTGTTTTTGGTATATACTCCAACTGTGTACACATGGCTTGCATTGTTCCGTTGCCATGCTATAACAACAATTGACGTTAGACGTAATGTCTTTCTGTTGTAGGTACCTGAACTGGCTGGCTTTTGGCTCCTGAGTCTCCTCCTGCAGTTGCCCATAATCCTCTTCGTGCTCTTTAATGAAGGTTTGAAGATCCAGCCACTAGAGCGAGCAGTCCACATCATTTTTGCCCTCTTCCTCACCTTCCAGATCATTGCAGCTTTTCTTACCTTGAAAAGAATGGTGAACCAGCTGGCAGTTCGTTTCAGCCTTAATGAATTTGACCAGCTGGACAATCACCCCACATCTGATTATCTAGCCTGGGAGAAGaagagggtgcaggctccatTGCGGGTAGGACAAAATTTTGAGGAGGCTCCTCCATCAAATATTGATTGGGAGTCTGCACTCAAGGCCTGACAGGTTACTAGGATAGAGCCTCAGGATGAACGTCTCTTGCTGCTATAGTCCCTTTGTTCCCATTTCTTTGGCTCATTCTCAACCTTCCTAGTTTTCAGAGATCCTAAAAGTAGTTCTTCTGCCACAGCCAACATTAAAGATGGGAGATTTGAACTTTGCTTGAACATCACATTAGCTCTGCCAGTTATACAGTTGACTTCATTTGTATATAGTTATTCATTGGATGAAATGCCTGCAGTGTGGGTCTTATACTTATgcaaactttaatttttttaaattgtgtacaAAAGATATTTACTGTTCATAATATTGCACAAGGATATTTTGTTTACAATAAAttcatattttattcattttaataaaacTTCACATTATATAGCTTCTTCTATCTACAGATCTGAATACACTCTATAAACAACAAATTTAGCCTCACACTAGGCCAGTATGAAAAGGAAGTGTGCAGAAACTACAGTGATGATCATGCTACAAGAACTTAAAAAGCTTTATGGACAAAGTTTCTAAAGTGACCTTTAATTTTGGATGACTCAGTTATTGGGAGCTCCAGTCAGAGAAACTGTTAATTCAAGAAAACACCATTTGGTTCAGGTGAAGTTTTGGGTACCCAGCACCTCATAGTTAGGGCCTACTTATCTAAAATGAAGCACTCAGTAATTGAGCCATGGAAAATTACATGCTATTTAAACATTTAGAGATGTGATCTGCTTAAGGGAATACAGGAAATCTATGTCAGAGCCAGGCATATAACCCCCGTCTCATTTGCAGCTTTCTGTAGTAATGTCTGGACTATCCATTCTAGTAATGGCTAAAAGTTTGTTGCTCAATCTTTGGTGATCAAAAGTTAATTTAATTTCTTCTTGTGGATCCCTCTGGCGATCAGCAGAGCAAAGGCAGTTGCATAttggtgcaggggaggggtggtaCATGAACACAGAGTTAATGAAAAGGAGAAGGGCAAAGAGGAGAGGGAATCTAATTGCACTATGAAGGAAAGATGCCATAGGGTTAAGGATGGGGGTTTCGTAGGCCTATTAGAGTCTTACAGTGGAGAGGAATGTATAGTGACCTTGTCTCATATCAGAATTGGATTTCCTCAGTGGGCAGGAGAGCAGGATGTTAGGTAACTAAATTCTGCAActattcatttaaatgttaatctGTTTTTAACATTCAAACCTGATGGAAGCAAGTACTTGCAGCAGTGGTTGCCTCAACTTGTACCAGCTCTGGATTTTACTTATTTTGTAGAAATAGGACAAATTGGAAGGATTTTTTAAGCAGGAAGTTACCAGGAGTATCTGAAGTAGTATTAAAATTGTGGTTCTTCATTCAGAGTCTGTAAGGGAGACGCTGGTGAGGTTTAAGCATAGGATCTCTGGCCCTGCCCATGAAATACAACATTAAAAATCCTCTCTCACCCTCAGTAGTCCTGGAAAttcctttctaaaataaaaagcCCTTTTAACTGTATGCACAATTGTATGCAGTAGCACAAATTGCCATCTTGCCTCTGTGTAACTACTGCACAAAGCTGAACTTAAATCAACAGTGTGAGTTGATCTGGGCTCTGATCTCTAAGAGAAACTTTTCAGAGGCAATTAAAATAAGgactcaaaaacagaacaaaagacctCAACATGCCAACCAGAGTATCAGTTACTGTGCCTGGCTTCACTAGTGAGTTAACAAGGTAGAACTCAAGTGTTTGTTAACTTCATCCTACCCATACACAAAAAAACCTGCTCACTTATTTGTGGTTATGTTAACACAAATTGGTTGGCACAAGTGGAGAAGTGAGAGCTGCTAGTCCTCCAGTGCTTTCCCCACAATTTTCTTAGGGTCCTGTGTCCTGTTGTCTAGCTACTTGTTCCCTGCTTTCTGACTGAAAGTTAACTCCTGCTGCATACAGGTCTCCTTGACCCTCATTCTCCACATTCACCCACAGTGGCCATTATCAGCAACTGCCCTCATCCACATCTGGTAGAGACCTCCTGTTCTGTGATAATGATGCCAAAGACGACACATTTTCAGAATGCTGACAGCTCCCACCAAGGTACTGCGGAGTCCACAATTTTGGGAACAAGAATTGAAATGTCAAGATGCATGATGACATTTTGAATATACTGGCCAGGTGTAGAATTCAATGAACAGGACCTCAGTGCTGGAGAAAAATCAAAGGGATTAAGGTGTTTGTAACCGCTTGTAACTCTAGAGTGCCCCTTGTGGAGAGAGGTTGCTCTATGGCaatatttcccaaacttgggaggctgcttgtgtaggaaaagcccctggcgggccaggccggtttgtgtacctgccgcgtccacaggttggGCCgatcccagctcccactggccgcagttcgctgctccagaccaatgggggtggcgggaagctgcacgggccaagggacgtactggccaccgcttcctgcgGCCTCTGTTGGCCTGGAGCACCAAactgtagccagtgggagccacaatcggccggacctacggatgcggcaggtacacaaactgacccggcctgccaagggctttccctacacaagcggcatcccaagtttgggaaacactgctctatggCACCCAGCCTCTTTGGCCATCATTTCTCTTCAGGAGCCCTTTAAGAAGTCACATTTATCAAAGTACTTCAAACCAAAACACAACTAGTGCAGTCTTCTTCCCCAGTTTCAGCTGGGCATAGCCCTATTCTCCCTGAGGGTCTGCTGTCATGTTTTCCCTGGCATCTTGGGCAAAGTCCCTCCAGACCTCActacctcctccttccccactcaagtcaactgggtcaagaacTCTGGCCCGATGGTTGGgaaagggtggcaggcaggctatCTCCCACTTGTGCTCTGTGACATCCAGTGGGGCACAGGTCCACTGCTCTATTTGGGCATAGACCTTTCTGCCAACAATCTACTTCCTGCTGGAGAATTGGACCAAATCTAGAGGCAAAGCTGTCtggccagctctgaaggtggATGGGGCTGCTCCAGTGCATTTCCCTGCAGGGGAGGGTGCTGGTGATGAATCAtttagtcctgtccatgctctggttcAACATCCTGAGCCTGTTACCAGGGACCCTGGCCAGTCTCCAGAAGATGATCCTGGAATTTTTCTTGCCAGGGCTGCACAAGGTCTCTGCAGGTGTCCTGGGCTGCCCTCCTGTGGGAGGACGGACATGACCTGGTCTACATCCTGAGCCAGGTGCACACCTTCCACCATCAGGCCCTGCAGAGACTTCTTTACAGTTCAGGCAGTTGTGCTCAGAGCATGCCTCCAAGAGTGCCGAGACAAGTGGCAGCTCCCCTGAGACCTCTCTGAGCTCACAGTCTTTTACCAGAACCTCCTCAGAACCTGGACCAGGTCTGTAGCGGCTGCCTATGGGAGGACCTCCTTGCAGAATCCATGCTAAATTCCAACCTTAGTCCCTCTTGGTGTGCCAGAAGCTGATCTTGGTTGGTGCCACCAGACtcagacctcctggactacgatcAGAGGGAATGGGTGGATGTTGTCAAAATTAGACCGCACATGGGGCTATCCACCCTGTCTTGTACTCCATGATGTGAGGGCAGCCTTGCCTCATGCTTCTCTTACTTTCCTCAAGTGGGTTCTGCAGAGGGGTGCTTCCCACCCACCAAAACTCATCATCAAGCCCATAACTCATGAGCCTCCTCTTTTTAACCCTAACCAGGCAAGCACGATCCTTTGTCACCCTAACCCTGGGCAGGAGAGCCCTTCTGACCCCA
Encoded proteins:
- the TMEM17 gene encoding transmembrane protein 17; the protein is MALPDPVRRRLGSFSRTVFSDSNRTGPERRGSGGSLDNEIVSSLPLQMSLYFNLYFFPFWWVSSVVMLQLKYPVLPDYYKFILVTVIILVSLIEAIRLYLGYMGNLQEKVPELAGFWLLSLLLQLPIILFVLFNEGLKIQPLERAVHIIFALFLTFQIIAAFLTLKRMVNQLAVRFSLNEFDQLDNHPTSDYLAWEKKRVQAPLRVGQNFEEAPPSNIDWESALKA